In Zingiber officinale cultivar Zhangliang chromosome 9B, Zo_v1.1, whole genome shotgun sequence, the genomic window ATTGATTAGTACCATGGTTTACATTTCTCAAGCCTTCATTTCCACATTGTTAATTGGCATGATCtgatgaaaaattaattaaatggtGAAGATATTCAATACATATTTCTGCTCtagatgtcatccctacattaTCGTTATCAGCCTCAAAATCCCGTGATCAAAAACAAATTATGAGATTAGCCTTTATGATCCATTGTGAGTTTGTTTATTTCTAGGAAACTAGTGATCCAAAACTTGATTCACTTGACTCCTGTAAACACTTCAATTAGCAGTTCAACAACAAGGGACGTTTAACTAAAACTGATTTTGTTCATGATGATTTAAGAGTAGAGTATTTATCAAGAAGCAGTGGTCTTGCACCATTCTTGCTGTGCTGACCAATTTGTTGAATATCCTGGCACACAATATGACTGACTCCGAAATTGGGGGAGGGGGTATCTAGGGCATTCAAACATCACTTTCTCCTAAGACCATTTTGTCCCTCAGCATGAAGGATAAGATTAAGATGTAAAACCAAGATAACAACCATCATTATAAGAAATCCAGGCTATTCAGGTAGTCAAAATGATCCATCGTAGGGAGGAAATCAGGTAGTGGCAACCAACAACTTTCCAGCCTTTGTCAAAATTCTATATTACTAGAAAGTTtaccaattttaaaatttaagctgCTGGAACAGAACTATTACCAAtcatttttatgatttttctatGTTCTTTCACATAGAAGGAACCACAAATTACGTATGTCAAATTTTCCCCATGTTTTGAAGTTCTGCATGGGTTTTTTTGGACCAAATAAACGATGTTTCACATGAGAGATATCCAATATATATCAAATCATTGAGTAACATAAACATTAATTATACTTTGCTCCTCAATAAAAAAAGAACCTAGCAACGCCCTTAAAACACTAAAAAAGTTATCAAGaaacttgacttttgaactaTACATATCTGGATGCATATTCTAAATCAGATTGCACCCTTAAATTCCATGTTAACCTACAAAATCATTGACACCTCAGATTCCAGATTGAAGTTCTTAAGATGGTTGCTTGTATATGTGATGGCAGTGGGTATAAATATTGCTTCAGTTGCAAAATACGGATAAGAGACTAATGTAAAAACAGTTACCTTTGCTGAAGTAATCTTTCCATGTCATTGTAGCTCCGACATCACCCCCTCTGGACTGTATGCACACAACGATCTTCGATAAAACAGCTTGCAGTGTGAAATGAAAGGTATTCATCAATAATGGCGCTGGAAATTTCCCTAATTTATCCCCTAAAAGTGTCTTATTGTATCTATACCAttgggaaaagagagaggaaaagaaGGAACCAACAACGAATAATTAGCTATCGAAATAATCATGTCAAGAATTAAGACAGAATAAATTGAAACGCCTAGGAACTTACaatgtcaggcaagtactgaaTGTATACCAGACAGAGATATAAAACAATGTCTTTAACACAACGATCGTGGAAACAGAGCTCTCTGCCGCCCTTTCTAATTCTTCGAGCTTCAGCATCGACTGGCTGGCATGGAGTCCATTCTGCACGTCGAAAGGAACGTACCTTTTGCCACTGGCGAGCCCCTCCACAATACCAATAACGGCGCTCCTCTGGCGAACGTAAGGAGATACCTGCATCAACGGCTGGGGCACGGAGTCTTTGTCCAACCCCTCCCCAGGTATTATCAATGGCACAGCAACAGCCTCTGCCCCTTCCGATGCGCCGCCATCACACGATCCCTCCGCCAAAGAGCTGGGGGGCTGCTCCTCGTTCCCGCCCTGCCCCCCATCTACCTTTGCACCGGCTGCTTCGGCGACCCTCTCCGTCACATAACCGCTACCGCCCATCGTGGATCGCTCGATCTCGGATCAGACCAGCATGCCACTCCCCTTCGAAAATCCTCGGATCCAGGAAAGCGGGGACGGGCATGAAACGGCCCCGATGAGATCGGTCATGGGGAGTCGAACAGGGACGAATGTTAGAGGGGAGGCGGGGCTGGATCTGGATCCAGCAATGCTCGAGGGGCGAGGAAgactccgaagaagaagaagaaaaggaggcgtGTTGGCAACGAACTTTGATACGTTTGGGCGTCGCGATCGCAACGAggagaaggaaataaaaaggCAGCGTCGACTGGGAGATACTTGTTTCCTTTCCTTGACCGGTCGtttgttgcttgctgctccgtcGTAGCAACGTGCACGGATCGATTTGTTTTAAGTTTGTGTCGAATTTGAGGTTATAATAACGAACCCAACCTAACCAACTTTCAACACTCACGACCATGGTACGATCCCAACCTGCGATGTCCGTTGTGGTTCTGTCCGTCGCCAATCACAAATTTATTTTTTCCAGCTATTTAAGATTtagtagttatatatatatatatatatagatttgatATGTTGGGCGACACTTTGTGCGTGATCATGAGCGACGTGCAGACGTAGCGTTGTCAGCTCGATTTCCCTACAGATAAAATATATCATTTATTATCTCTCCCCTCTCGCATGCCGTTCAAAACTACGTCGTGGGAAATGAccccaattaaaattaaaatctccctcccTCCCTCGCCGCTCTCCCACTCTCGCTCCCTCCTTCTCCGTCGCCCAACGTCCGGCTGACCTCACAAGGCGTCGGgaaagtttaatattaaaatctctccctcgccgctctctctctccctcgctcGCTCCCTCCGTCAATGTCCTCTGTCGTCTATAATCCGTCGGTCGTCGTCTCTCGGCCTTCGCGCTCCCGACGGGAAAGTTACATCAGCGTCTTCAATCGCACAGCTGTTGTGAGAGCTTACCACCTctctgttggggcaatttccctaggtcatgtttgaccagtttaactaagcttgagttgagtcaagcttgagtcgggaattgagttttgatgtttgacaatgtatggagattgctggagcaatcgtttGATTGTGGAGATGATCAagagattgaccaggttgatgaaaagacaagtcaagtggtcagtgttgaccggagacttgactgagtaagtcctaactggagtttaggcaatgggaaagtcctaactggagtttaggcatatgggaaagtcctaactaggggttaggcaagagagaagtcaagtaggtcaaggttgacaggagacttgactggaaaagtcctaattggagattaggcaaaggtaagtccaacaggaaggttggcaagagtgaaaatccaagtaggtcagtgttgaccagacttggtggtgaaagtcctgataagtgagatcaggcaattggaaagtcctagtaatgAGCCAGacaattagaaagtccaagtgtgattttggcaaaaggaaagtcctgatgagaagccaggcaattggaaagtccaagtgtgatcttggcaaaggttgtaagtccaagcatgtggtcttggcaaggtaagtcctagtgtgacttgacgaggagaacccgacaactaggatgaggccgatggaagctctagaaggcaaggcgtgaaggatgggaagatatccgagggacgcaaagctgatggaggaggctagaaggctagttcgaggttggtcgggagtggccaaatactaggcatggagacccaacaggtcacggttgaccgggagttgggtttgggagtttggacttgagtttgagtcaagtccaggctggtcaatcgatcggacgatcgattgaactagggaccaatcgatcagtggatcgattggagtgtgctgcgaaggaaggaatagcccaatcgattggttgatcgattgagaccatATTTCGTGAGCACAGagcccttcccaatcgatcgggcgatcgattggggagctgccaatcgatcggtcgatcgattgggcagaggTGTTCTCGTGTGATTGcgagaagcacagaatgcttctggatcgatccaccgatcgatccagatgttcccaatcaattggtcgatcgattgggattcgaccgttgtgcaggatgcaggtggtggacggctgggattgtccGGATGTGACGTGGCGATCGATTGAGGATGAATTCAATCGATTAGAGCTACTGTATAAAGCCCAAGCGAAGCTTTTTCTCAGTAGATCTCTTGCGATCTTTTGCGCCGTTCTTCAGCGATTCACAGCGAGCTTCTCCAAtctactcacgccagttcttgaaggcacttggggagtttctccaaggttcaagagccgacgacaagcacaagtaagcaagaagaggagTGTGttgcgttgtatttttgtttcctcttgttgtatttgtgttgtgttgtgtgtgagtgttgtacgaggcttctccgcctccggttgcgaccgagaaggaggttttcatagtggagtgagcgtgtcgtgtgggtccttggattagtcacctcatcttgaggtggatactaagtaaaccctaggtgttagcattggttgtttttgtctttgtattcTGCTGCATATCATCAAGACACAACCGACGAACACCCGAcgagacgttattcacccccctctagcagcatattggtcccaacaattggtatcagagcgaggtcgctcttctacggactaaccgccaaaagagcaagaagctagaggaagaagaagatggagattgaaggacctctcggatgggacatccggattccacctccatacgacaaagaggacttcaatttttggagaactcgattggagacatggttccaaatggattggaaccaatcgGTTGTtttggaggacccatttgaagtTCCAATGGGCAAGAAGGGTAAGCGCCTTCGACATTGGACTGAGGAACAAAAGGAGCAAGCGGAGGTGGAtgaggaggtaacgagaatattgcataatttattaccttctaatataattttgagtgtaggtgaatgcacgagtgcaaatgatctttggaaaaagatcattgcctattatgagaaccccactcaatttcaaggagtgaaggagcccaaggagaagggcttagtggtccaagaagagaaggaccaattcgatgttgacataaggtcaacattcaaggagaagaaggaagaggaggagaaggaagaagatgagagatcttctacatcttcaagagaggaagagatggaagTATTCAtatcctcaagagttgaagaggtggaagcacctacaccctcaagaggagaagaagaggaagatgatgtaacctccacaatgcaagctacatcaaatggagaatcaagcatcacccctacacatgaaggtataattagttcaattaagaataaaaatcatatcatttgttttgagtgcagggaacatgggcactataagagtaagtgccccaaattggccaagaagaagagccaagtagcacctaagggcaaggagaagcccaaggagattggtcccacgaaacgcaagagcaaggagcacattgtgtgcttctcatgcaatcaaaatgggcattaccggagtcaatgccctaaagggaaCAAGCcaatcaaagtcaaaggaggaagcacaagtcaagggggagcttcaaagagcaaacccaaggtaatctttaatagtgcaattccttttagtcatgataaaatgcatgttagaaataacacttatcattttaatgcaaattatcatgaaagtaggaagcatgatagtgttaagggaaaatacattcctcctcatgctagaactaccacacgtaaggttaggaaggtagacaataatttaggcaataactctaaggattatagatatatgcctaaatatAGAGATGCTCAtaggagtcaagaaaaatccaaatctatgaatttaatgacggagaaccaagtcttgagattaagacttgataacttagaaaggaccttagcaagaatggaaaatattcttaagggtcaaaatgagcaaactctagggagaactaggcaagagtcatccaatgactatagaggtttgggatacaaacctaaagtcaagaaggatgcgACTTTctttcatagagttccatatagttatgggaccaaccctaggtttagaggtcaagtcaaagatacaagggaagttgtccctaagagtacttttataaatatcaatgtgactaagacttctaagaagtctaataatgtcacaaagaaggtcacaagggaggtcatccctagagttgacctagtaaaggtgactaaggctctaaaaaggccaaacaaagtcacaaataaggttacaaggggagttaaccctagaagtgacctagtggaagtgaccaaggcttctaagaagcctagaaaggtccttaggaaggtatctagggaagtcattgctagtgagtacctagagcatccaaggagaacctataggttttgggttcctaggagcatattctctacaccctaaatgggtttagagagtgtcaactctatttggaagggtagttaacccaacattGTTAAGGTTGACACTTGAGAgctttttcaaggttattgttaacctttgaaaatgaaaaggattatagtGTTACTctctgaaagagtaaaatgtgtcacaatttgaggagttgaatctaatttaaattgacacacttgagagaagcaaaaaaAATGCCAAATTGGGAATtcggcattttcttatggaattaagggaaatgtaaaccttaatccaaattgtcactcttggaaagagtaacatatgctaaatcttaaggaattatgtttgaattaaattggcacaatgtagaaaaggataagaaatgccaagttgggggtttggcattttcttagaaggttaaaggcaaatccaagccttaatttgatttcatttactctttggaagagtaaaatgtgccaagttttgaggaattggacttaaatttaaattggcacaaatgcaaaaaagaaatatcaagttAGAAATGTGGTATTCTCTTAAGGGGTTAAggaaaaatttaaaccttaatcaaattaattactccttggaagagtaagttgtgccaaactttgaggaatcacatctaatgtaagttggcacacttggaAACAGGATAAGGAattgtctagttgagatattagtatgttcttaagggattaagggcaaatttaagtctcaatctaaacatttaatccttaaaaggagtaatatgtgccaaacaaataCTTGAGTATTGAAGTCTTAATTTCAATTGGTACAAATAGAATaaaggcaaaagaaatgccaagttaggttTTGACATTCTCTTAAGGAAGGCATagacaatctaggattaaattaaggcttagctaaggtttaaggatacttagatagattatctaggtatattttatttatgctaaaatgtcatgattgCTTGCTCTTCATATGTCATGACAcatgtgttgcattcatgtttattatgaaaaatacaaaaatatcatgt contains:
- the LOC122025738 gene encoding uncharacterized transporter C22E12.01-like isoform X2; amino-acid sequence: MGGSGYVTERVAEAAGAKVDGGQGGNEEQPPSSLAEGSCDGGASEGAEAVAVPLIIPGEGLDKDSVPQPLMQVSPYVRQRSAVIGIVEGLASGKRYVPFDVQNGLHASQSMLKLEELERAAESSVSTIVVLKTLFYISVWYTFSTCLTLYNKTLLGDKLGKFPAPLLMNTFHFTLQAVLSKIVVCIQSRGGDVGATMTWKDYFSKVVPTALGTALDINLSNVSLVFISVTFATMCKSASPIFLLLFAFAFRLETPSIKLLLIIIIISFGILLTVAKETEFQFWGFIFVMFAAVMSGFRWSMTQILLQKESYATSAVTVSIAGVVKEAVTIVVAVFYFHDPFTLLKGVGLLIIIIGVSLFNWYKYEKMKGQLRENDDVVSSSPNGAAKYVILDDMELPYDET
- the LOC122025738 gene encoding probable sugar phosphate/phosphate translocator At1g06470 isoform X3, which codes for MGGSGYVTERVAEAAGAKVDGGQGGNEEQPPSSLAEGSCDGGASEGAEAVAVPLIIPGEGLDKDSVPQPLMQVSPYVRQRSAVIGIVEGLASGKRYVPFDVQNGLHASQSMLKLEELERAAESSVSTIVVLKTLFYISVWYTFSTCLTLYNKTLLGDKLGKFPAPLLMNTFHFTLQAVLSKIVVCIQSRGGDVGATMTWKDYFSKVVPTALGTALDINLSNVSLVFISVTFATMCKSASPIFLLLFAFAFRLETPSIKLLLIIIIISFGILLTVAKETEFQFWGFIFVMFAAVMSGFRWSMTQILLQKESYGLKNPITLMSYVTPAMAVVTLILSLVIDPWHDFDTNVYFDNSWHVIRSCLLMLTGGALAFFMQPVLSLYP